A DNA window from Brassica napus cultivar Da-Ae chromosome C1, Da-Ae, whole genome shotgun sequence contains the following coding sequences:
- the LOC125580455 gene encoding uncharacterized protein LOC125580455 isoform X2, which produces MPPRRRTTRAQTARAVRDNVDEHEQPAVPPPAAPPVDQDALRQMVQDAARQAAQEALQQIAQEAARQAAQEAARVAAQEVARQMAAVQQGPQIQVQQVPLVQVQQDQQIPAQHDHQDPVQQVPLPQVPLQQGPVQQFAHGVQDLPPPPPRPHVYPVYNERFYRLTCQMRNMEMEHFSGTVDAVAAHDWKLALQRKLEIIECPPELSLRLTMQYLRGDALIWWEGIRLSHFGPERLTFADFIREFDRKYFPKEAMDRKKCEFEHVSQGVMSIREYEVVFNQLRRFAGVGISEEDLIRKFLSGMRVEIRNRCRVVTYHRLGDLVEKAAEQEAGLAEEQELAKAVHVKSGKAPESQRRAGDPSGLPICPRCHRSHSGQCMRCLTCGRIGHIAKFCRARPLDMPPVRQIAAPAAAHVCFGCGQPGHFIRDCPRKGNAALPPPPKRLAIAPRVFAVGDPQGAEPIAGETEEQE; this is translated from the exons ATGCCGCCAAGGAGAAGAACCACCCGTGCCCAGACCGCCAGAGCCGTTAGAGACAATGTAGATGAGCATGAGCAGCCCGCAGTTCCACCACCCGCGGCTCCACCAGTTGATCAGGATGCATTGAGACAGATGGTTCAGGATGCCGCTAGACAGGCCGCTCAGGAAGCACTTCAGCAGATTGCCCAGGAGGCAGCCAGACAGGCCGCTCAGGAGGCCGCCCGAGTAGCTGCTCAGGAGGTTGCTCGTCAGATGGCTGCCGTTCAGCAGGGACCGCAGATTCAGGTTCAGCAAGTTCCACTGGTTCAGGTCCAACAAGATCAGCAGATTCCAGCTCAGCATGATCATCAGGATCCCGTTCAGCAGGTTCCCCTTCCACAGGTTCCTCTGCAGCAGGGTCCAGTTCAGCAGTTTGCTCATGGTGTTCAGGATCtaccgccaccaccaccgcgACCTCATGTTTACCCGGTTTATAATGAGAGGTTCTACAGGCTGACATGTCAGATGAGAAACATGGAGATGGAGCATTTTAGCGGGACAGTGGATGCTGTAGCTGCACACGATTGGAAGTTAGCCTTGCAGCGGAAGCTGGAGATTATTGAGTGTCCACCAGAGTTGTCGCTCAGATTGACTATGCAGTACCTTcgtggagatgctcttatatgGTGGGAGGGAATACGATTGAGCCATTTTGGGCCAGAGAGACTTACCTTCGCTGATTTCATTCGAGAGTTCGATAGGAAATACTTTCCGAAGGAAGCGATGGATAGGAAGAAGTGCGAGTTCGAGCATGTAAGCCAGGGAGTGATGTCTATCAGGGAGTATGAGGTTGTGTTCAACCAACTTCGCAGATTTGCAGGAGTGGGCATTTCAGAAGAAGACTTGATTAGAAAGTTTTTGAGTGGGATGCGAGTGGAGATTCGTAACAGGTGTCGCGTAGTCACTTACCACCGGTTGGGAGATTTGGTGGAGAAAGCTGCAGAGCAGGAGGCAGGCTTGGCGGAGGAGCAGGAACTCGCCAAAGCAGTTCATGTTAAGTCTGGAAAAGCTCCAGAGTCTCAAAGGAGAGCAGGGGACCCGTCGGGATTACCGATATGTCCTCGTTGCCATCGCAGTCACAGTGGGCAGTGTATGAGGTGTCTTACTTGCGGTAGGATTGGACACATTGCGAAGTTTTGTCGGGCTAGGCCATTGGATATGCCACCAGTCAGACAGATTGCAGCACCAGCAGCGGCACATGTTTGCTTTGGTTGTGGTCAGCCAGGTCACTTCATTAGAGATTGCCCGAGGAAGGGCAATGCGGCACTTCCACCACCACCGAAGCGTCTAGCCATCGCTCCACGTGTGTTTGCGGTTGGAGATCCTCAGGGAGCTGAGCCGATAGCAG GTGAGACCGAagagcaggagtga
- the LOC125580455 gene encoding uncharacterized protein LOC125580455 isoform X3, which produces MPPRRRTTRAQTARAVRDNVDEHEQPAVPPPAAPPVDQDALRQMVQDAARQAAQEALQQIAQEAARQAAQEAARVAAQEVARQMAAVQQGPQIQVQQVPLVQVQQDQQIPAQHDHQDPVQQVPLPQVPLQQGPVQQFAHGVQDLPPPPPRPHVYPVYNERFYRLTCQMRNMEMEHFSGTVDAVAAHDWKLALQRKLEIIECPPELSLRLTMQYLRGDALIWWEGIRLSHFGPERLTFADFIREFDRKYFPKEAMDRKKCEFEHVSQGVMSIREYEVVFNQLRRFAGVGISEEDLIRKFLSGMRVEIRNRCRVVTYHRLGDLVEKAAEQEAGLAEEQELAKAVHVKSGKAPESQRRAGDPSGLPICPRCHRSHSGQCMRCLTCGRIGHIAKFCRARPLDMPPVRQIAAPAAAHVCFGCGQPGHFIRDCPRKGNAALPPPPKRLAIAPRVFAVGDPQGAEPIADLESI; this is translated from the exons ATGCCGCCAAGGAGAAGAACCACCCGTGCCCAGACCGCCAGAGCCGTTAGAGACAATGTAGATGAGCATGAGCAGCCCGCAGTTCCACCACCCGCGGCTCCACCAGTTGATCAGGATGCATTGAGACAGATGGTTCAGGATGCCGCTAGACAGGCCGCTCAGGAAGCACTTCAGCAGATTGCCCAGGAGGCAGCCAGACAGGCCGCTCAGGAGGCCGCCCGAGTAGCTGCTCAGGAGGTTGCTCGTCAGATGGCTGCCGTTCAGCAGGGACCGCAGATTCAGGTTCAGCAAGTTCCACTGGTTCAGGTCCAACAAGATCAGCAGATTCCAGCTCAGCATGATCATCAGGATCCCGTTCAGCAGGTTCCCCTTCCACAGGTTCCTCTGCAGCAGGGTCCAGTTCAGCAGTTTGCTCATGGTGTTCAGGATCtaccgccaccaccaccgcgACCTCATGTTTACCCGGTTTATAATGAGAGGTTCTACAGGCTGACATGTCAGATGAGAAACATGGAGATGGAGCATTTTAGCGGGACAGTGGATGCTGTAGCTGCACACGATTGGAAGTTAGCCTTGCAGCGGAAGCTGGAGATTATTGAGTGTCCACCAGAGTTGTCGCTCAGATTGACTATGCAGTACCTTcgtggagatgctcttatatgGTGGGAGGGAATACGATTGAGCCATTTTGGGCCAGAGAGACTTACCTTCGCTGATTTCATTCGAGAGTTCGATAGGAAATACTTTCCGAAGGAAGCGATGGATAGGAAGAAGTGCGAGTTCGAGCATGTAAGCCAGGGAGTGATGTCTATCAGGGAGTATGAGGTTGTGTTCAACCAACTTCGCAGATTTGCAGGAGTGGGCATTTCAGAAGAAGACTTGATTAGAAAGTTTTTGAGTGGGATGCGAGTGGAGATTCGTAACAGGTGTCGCGTAGTCACTTACCACCGGTTGGGAGATTTGGTGGAGAAAGCTGCAGAGCAGGAGGCAGGCTTGGCGGAGGAGCAGGAACTCGCCAAAGCAGTTCATGTTAAGTCTGGAAAAGCTCCAGAGTCTCAAAGGAGAGCAGGGGACCCGTCGGGATTACCGATATGTCCTCGTTGCCATCGCAGTCACAGTGGGCAGTGTATGAGGTGTCTTACTTGCGGTAGGATTGGACACATTGCGAAGTTTTGTCGGGCTAGGCCATTGGATATGCCACCAGTCAGACAGATTGCAGCACCAGCAGCGGCACATGTTTGCTTTGGTTGTGGTCAGCCAGGTCACTTCATTAGAGATTGCCCGAGGAAGGGCAATGCGGCACTTCCACCACCACCGAAGCGTCTAGCCATCGCTCCACGTGTGTTTGCGGTTGGAGATCCTCAGGGAGCTGAGCCGATAGCAG atttggagtccatttga
- the LOC125580455 gene encoding uncharacterized protein LOC125580455 isoform X1, whose translation MPPRRRTTRAQTARAVRDNVDEHEQPAVPPPAAPPVDQDALRQMVQDAARQAAQEALQQIAQEAARQAAQEAARVAAQEVARQMAAVQQGPQIQVQQVPLVQVQQDQQIPAQHDHQDPVQQVPLPQVPLQQGPVQQFAHGVQDLPPPPPRPHVYPVYNERFYRLTCQMRNMEMEHFSGTVDAVAAHDWKLALQRKLEIIECPPELSLRLTMQYLRGDALIWWEGIRLSHFGPERLTFADFIREFDRKYFPKEAMDRKKCEFEHVSQGVMSIREYEVVFNQLRRFAGVGISEEDLIRKFLSGMRVEIRNRCRVVTYHRLGDLVEKAAEQEAGLAEEQELAKAVHVKSGKAPESQRRAGDPSGLPICPRCHRSHSGQCMRCLTCGRIGHIAKFCRARPLDMPPVRQIAAPAAAHVCFGCGQPGHFIRDCPRKGNAALPPPPKRLAIAPRVFAVGDPQGAEPIAGMSLFHTCLCLGILARGCHV comes from the coding sequence ATGCCGCCAAGGAGAAGAACCACCCGTGCCCAGACCGCCAGAGCCGTTAGAGACAATGTAGATGAGCATGAGCAGCCCGCAGTTCCACCACCCGCGGCTCCACCAGTTGATCAGGATGCATTGAGACAGATGGTTCAGGATGCCGCTAGACAGGCCGCTCAGGAAGCACTTCAGCAGATTGCCCAGGAGGCAGCCAGACAGGCCGCTCAGGAGGCCGCCCGAGTAGCTGCTCAGGAGGTTGCTCGTCAGATGGCTGCCGTTCAGCAGGGACCGCAGATTCAGGTTCAGCAAGTTCCACTGGTTCAGGTCCAACAAGATCAGCAGATTCCAGCTCAGCATGATCATCAGGATCCCGTTCAGCAGGTTCCCCTTCCACAGGTTCCTCTGCAGCAGGGTCCAGTTCAGCAGTTTGCTCATGGTGTTCAGGATCtaccgccaccaccaccgcgACCTCATGTTTACCCGGTTTATAATGAGAGGTTCTACAGGCTGACATGTCAGATGAGAAACATGGAGATGGAGCATTTTAGCGGGACAGTGGATGCTGTAGCTGCACACGATTGGAAGTTAGCCTTGCAGCGGAAGCTGGAGATTATTGAGTGTCCACCAGAGTTGTCGCTCAGATTGACTATGCAGTACCTTcgtggagatgctcttatatgGTGGGAGGGAATACGATTGAGCCATTTTGGGCCAGAGAGACTTACCTTCGCTGATTTCATTCGAGAGTTCGATAGGAAATACTTTCCGAAGGAAGCGATGGATAGGAAGAAGTGCGAGTTCGAGCATGTAAGCCAGGGAGTGATGTCTATCAGGGAGTATGAGGTTGTGTTCAACCAACTTCGCAGATTTGCAGGAGTGGGCATTTCAGAAGAAGACTTGATTAGAAAGTTTTTGAGTGGGATGCGAGTGGAGATTCGTAACAGGTGTCGCGTAGTCACTTACCACCGGTTGGGAGATTTGGTGGAGAAAGCTGCAGAGCAGGAGGCAGGCTTGGCGGAGGAGCAGGAACTCGCCAAAGCAGTTCATGTTAAGTCTGGAAAAGCTCCAGAGTCTCAAAGGAGAGCAGGGGACCCGTCGGGATTACCGATATGTCCTCGTTGCCATCGCAGTCACAGTGGGCAGTGTATGAGGTGTCTTACTTGCGGTAGGATTGGACACATTGCGAAGTTTTGTCGGGCTAGGCCATTGGATATGCCACCAGTCAGACAGATTGCAGCACCAGCAGCGGCACATGTTTGCTTTGGTTGTGGTCAGCCAGGTCACTTCATTAGAGATTGCCCGAGGAAGGGCAATGCGGCACTTCCACCACCACCGAAGCGTCTAGCCATCGCTCCACGTGTGTTTGCGGTTGGAGATCCTCAGGGAGCTGAGCCGATAGCAGGTATGAGTCTTTTCCATACTTGTTTGTGTTTGGGTATTTTGGCTCGTGGTTGTCATGTGTAG